The window CTCGACATCGGCCTGGGTCATCCGTGCGTACGGCTTGAACTCCGGCAGCGAGGCTGCCAACGCCTGCTGGCCAGCCAGCAATGCCGGCAGACGCGTGCACAGCTTCATCGCCTCGGCCTCGATCTTGGCGGCTTCGGCCTCGATCTTCTTCTCGAAGGCTTCTTCGCCTTCCTTGCCGCCGAAGATCGCGCCGATCGCACCGGACACGGCATGCCCGGCGATGTTGGCGCCCTGCGCGCCGATCGCCATGCCGGCTTCGGCGATGCCGAGGATCTGCCCGCGATACGCCAGCAATTCGGCGCGTTGCGCCGCGGTGATGGTGACCGACTTGCCTTCGATCAACAGGTCGCCCTGCGGGGTGATCTCGGCCTTCGGCAGAGTGCCGTTACCGTCCGAATGGATCTGCCGACCGTTGATGTTGATGTGCATGCCATCGCCGATGCTGATGTTCTGCGTGGCCAGTTCCTTGCGCGCCTGCTCGATCGCGCCGCCCACGTGGCGACCGATGAAGCTGTCATTGGCGCTGGCGACCGGTGGGGCGGGTGCTGCCGGAGGCGCGGGCGGTGCGGGGGGCTCGCTGCAGGCGGCCAGCGCCAGGCAGGCGATCAGGGCGGCGGCAAGGGTATGGGCATGCTTCATCGCGGACTCCTTGGAAATCGGTGTGTGGGTTCAGCGCGACGCGAATTCATCGCGGATGTCGCGTTCGCAGTTGGCGACGTCGTCCGTTTCGAGGGTGGCATACGGCCGAAACTGCGGCAGGCTTGCCGACAACCGTTGCTGCGAGGCCATCATCGCCGGCAGTTGCCGGCAGATGCGGCGCACGCCGGGTTCGATTTCCTGCTTGACGACGCGTTCAACGCGGCGTTCCAGGCTACCGGTCATTGCACCGACCAGCAGGCCGACCCAGGAGCCGCTGCCGACGGCTTCCAACGCGGCGTCCGCACTGCGCTGGCCGATGTCGATCCCGGTCTTGGCGATCACGATCACCTGCCCGCGGTAGGCCAGCAGCTGTCGGCGCTGGCCGGCATCGATGGCCTGGAGCTTGCCGTCGATCAGCAGGTCGCCGCGCGGTGTGATCTCGGCGGGCGCAAGGTCCGCCTTGGCGCGTTTCGAGTTGCTGGTGTCGTGCGCGCCGAAACGGAAGCCGTTGTCAAGGCGCAGATTGCCGGTGTCCAGTTCCTGCTTGGCCTTGGCCAGCTCGATGCGCACTTCCTTGCGTGCATCGGCCAACTCCTGGCGGATCTCGCCAGCGATCCCGGTGTTCCCGTCCGCAGCCTGTGCGGTCAACAGCGGGGCCGCGGCCAGCAGGGCGATGGCGAGGAGGTTGCGGGTCTTCATCGTCGTTGTCCTGGAAAGAGGGAAGGGGATCAGTTGTCGTCGCGCCAGCGGCGCATGCGAACCGCGGCAAGCAGCATCGCGATGCCGGCGGCGGCACCGATCCACAGTTGCGGGCTGACCAGCACGCTGTAGGTCGAACGCAACACCATGGCGTGGCTGGGGGCGTTGCCCTTGGCGATCGCACCGAGATCCATCACGTCCACCCAGGTGCCGGGGAACACGCTCAGCAGGCTGCGGGCCACGATGTTCTTCCAGAACCAGCCGCTCTGCAGGTCGAACACGTTCATCACCTCGAACCAGCTGATGAAGATGCCGGCGAACACCGGGATCATGATCGCCCACAGGAACGGCATGCTCTTCGACCAGGACGAGCACAGCATCAGCCAGCCCACCGTGGGCAGTGCCCACAACGCATAGATCGGGATCGACGCCAGCAGCAGGCCGGCATTGGCCAGCGGGCTGCCGGGACCCCACAGCAAGGTGACCGGGTTGCCGTTGTGCAGAAGGACGACGGCACTGATCAGCAACATGAAGGCGAACATGCAGGCGATCGCGGCGCCCACCGCCAGGGTCGGGGCGACCAGCAGCGCGCTGGCGGCCTTGGAGAACACGGTGTCGCGATCCGACAGCGGCAGTGACTTCCAGAACAGCACGCTGCGATCCTTGCGCTCGTCGTACAGGCTGCCCAGGCAGTAGAAGAACACCACGAAGCCCAGCACCACCATGGGCCACATCGACGAGATCAGCATGCTCAGGTCGATGATCTCGGGCAGTTTGCCCAGGTTCTCGGGATCCATCTTCGAGGTCAGCGCACCCAGGTCGAGGCCGTTGATCGTGACGTCGCCGTCGATCTGCATCTTGCCGCTGGCGATCGCCTTGCGTGCCGTCACCTCGCCGACGATCACGGCCATCAGCGCCAGCAGCAGGGAGATTGCGCCGGCCCAGATCGGTGCCCAGAAGAAGCCGCCCTTGTGCTCCCAGAACTCGCGTTTCAGCAACAACTTGAACTTGTGCGTGGCGTGCGGTGCCGCGCGGGGCGCGCGTTGGGTCGCGACATCCATTTCCATCGCGTCGACGGGGGTGTTCATGCGTAGGTTCCCTTCATGGTGGCGACGAACAGGTCGGCCAGGCCCGGCGTGCGGGTTTCGCCCAATGCATCCAGGCGCGCGGGGTCTGCACCGGCGGACAGCGTGCTGTCGAAAAGCATGACGGTCTTGCCGAACGGCAGGGCGCGTTCATCGATCGGATTCAGCGCGCGTGCTTCGTCCTGCTTGCCGGCATCGACCAGCACTTCGGTGTAGCGGACGGCGAGGGTGTCCATCGGCGCATCCAGCACCACCTTGCCGTCGCGGATGAACATGACGTCGGTGAGGATGTGCTCGATCTCCTCCACCTGGTGGGTGGTGACGATGATCGTCTTGTCCTCGTCGAAGTAATCCTCCAGCAGGCGCTGGTAGAACTGCTTGCGATAGAGGATGTCCAGGCCCAGGGTGGGTTCGTCCAGCACCAGCAGCTTGGCGTCGATCGCCATCACCAGCGCCAGGTGCAGCTGCACGATCATGCCCTTGGACATCTCGCGCACCCGCAGGTTGTCGGTGAGCTGGGTGCCGTGCAGGAAACGGCGGCACTTGGCGGCATCGAAGCGCGGGTGCACGCCGGCCACGAACTCGATGGCGTCCTTCACCTTGATCCAGCGGGGCAGCACGGCCACGTCGGCGATGAAGCAGACCTCGTTCATCAGCTCGTCGCGCTGGGTGCGCGGATCCTTGCCCAGCACCTTCAGTTCGCCGTCGAACGGGACCAGGCCGAGGATCGCCTTGAGCGCGGTGGTCTTGCCGGCGCCGTTGGGGCCGATCAGGCCGACGATGCGCCCGGCGCGGATCTCGAAGTCGGTGCCGTTCAGCGCAGCCTTGTTCTTGTAGACCTTGCGCAGGCCGCGCGCGGTGATCACGGAACGATCCATGGCAGCGCTCATTTCGCCCCCCACTTGCCCTTCGGGTCGAGCAGTTCCTGCAGGTCCAGCCCAAGTCGCTGGATGCGTTCCAGCACCAGCGGCCATTCTTCATGGAGGAAGCGATCGCGTTCGCTGGTCTTCAACCGCGTCGGCGCGCCTTCGGTCACGTACATGCCCAGTCCCCTACGTTTTTCGACGAGTTGGTCGTCCGCGAGCTCCTGGTAGGCGCGCGAGACGGTGATCGGATTCAGCTGGTACTCGGCGGCGACCTGGCGCACCGACGGCAGGGCGTCGCCCGGCTTCAGCACCCCATCGAGCAACATGGCCACCACGCGTTCCTTCAGCTGGCGGTAGATCGGAGCTCCATCGCTCCATTCGACGGCGGCCACGGCTCAGCCCCGGGGAACGAAGGAGAAGAACGGCATCTGCACCGACTGGCCGCGGAAGCGGGCCTGGCGACGCGGGGCTTCGGTGGTGCTGTCGGCTTCGTCGACGCGGGGCGGGGCATCTGCCTGCGCCTCCTCGGCGATCGCGAGCGCAATCATCGGTTGCGGAACCAGTGACTGCTGGGCCGGTACCGCCGCCAGCAGGCCAACAACGAGCAGCGCGCTGCTCGCGACCACGGCCATCAGTGAGTTGTGGAGCTTGCGGTTCATGAGAACGTCCTGCTCTGGGTGTTCAGTGTTGTAGGCAACTATAACACTAGATTTTCTCTGGTCAAGTCCCTGCGTACCCAACTGAAGTCATGGTGGGTTGGGCCAGCGGGATTGCCCCGCCAGACGGCTGCAAGGACAATGGCGGGCTTGCCGCGTGGCGGCTGACCGGAGACCACCATGAGCTTTTCCTTGCGGGCGCTGGTTGCGCTGCTGATCGCGACATTGGTCGCCGGCCTGGTGCATGCGCAGGAGGCGGGATTGCAAAGCGACCGCGACAAGATCAGCTACATGGTCGGCATGGACGTTGCCAAATCGGTCGGGCCAGCACTGCCGGACATGGACATCAGCGCTTTCGAGCGGGCGATTGCGAACGGCATGGCCGGTGGCAAGCCCCTGCTCGACGAGGCGGCGACCAAGCAGACCTCGCAGGTGCTGATGACCAGCATCGATGCGCGCAAGAACGGCAAGCCGGCACCCACGATCGACAAGCAGAAGGCCGGTTTTCTGATCGGCGGCAACGTGGGGGGCTCGCTTGCCGGTATCAGCCGCGAAGTCGACCTGCCGATGCTGATGCGCGGCTTCAAGGACGCGACCACTCCCGGCGGCAAGACCCTGCTCACCACTGCCGAAGCCGACGCCCTGCGCGCGAGTTTCTCGGCAAGGGTCAGCGCCGCGAATGCCGCTCAGCGCATTGCCGTGGCGCAAGCCAGCTTGAAGGATGAAGAGGCGTTCCTCGCGAAAAACAAGACGGTCAAGGGCGTGTTTTCCACCCCGAGCGGCCTGCAGTACATGGTCCTGCGCCAGGGCAATGGCATGCGTCCGAAGCCCGGCCAGCGGGTCAAGGTGAACTACGAAGGCAAGCTGCTGGACGGCACCGTCTTCGACAGTTCCTACCAGCGCGGCCAGCCTGCGGAGTTCGGTCTGGACCAGGTCATCGCCGGCTGGACCGAGGGCGTCGGCCTGATGCCGATCGGTGGCAAGTACCGCTTCTGGATCCCGGCCAAGCTCGGTTACGGCGAAAAGGGCATGGGCCGGGACATCCCGCCGAACTCCACTCTTACCTTCGATGTCGAACTGCTCGGCGTCGAATAAACCTCAACGAACAAGCATCACCACATCTTGCAACGCCCAATCCTTCCGCCGCCGCATCGCGCCGGCCCAATCCATCGCATGTCCCGGAGTCCGTTCCTGATGAAGCCCTACGCCCGCATCACCCTGCTTGCCCTTGCCACCACCCTCGCGCTGGCCGCGTGCGACAAGTCCGCGCCGAAGCCGGCCGATGGCGCCCCCGACAAGACGGCGGAAGCCGGCAAGGATGCCGCCGCCAAGACCGGTTATCCGGGACTGCCGACCGAGAAGGAACAGGCCAGCTACATGATCGGCATGTCGATGGGCAAGCAGTTGATCGAGATCAAGGAAGAGGTCAATGTCGATACCCTGGTCAAAGGCCTGCGCGCCGCGATCGCCGAAGAGAAGCTGCTGCTGACCGAGGAGCAGGCCAAGGAGATCGGCGAAGCGTTCGGTCAGCGCATGCAGGCCAAGCAGATCGCCAAGTCGCTGGCGGAAGCCAAGGCCAACATGGAAAAGGGCCAGAAGGCGCTGGCCGAGAACGGCAAGAAGCCCGGCGTGGTCACCACCGCATCGGGCCTGCAGTACCAGATCATGACCGAAGGCAAGGGCGCGAAGCCGGGTGCCGCCGACGGCGTCAAGGTGCACTACAAGGGCACCCTGCTGGACGGCAAGACCTTCGACAGTTCCTACGATCGTGGCGAGCCGGCGGTGATGCCGCTGCAGGGCGTGATTCCGGGCTGGGCCGAGGGCCTGCAGCTGATGCCCGTCGGTTCCAAGTTCAAGTTCTGGATCCCGGCACAGCTGGCCTATGGCGAGCAGGCGCCACCGACGATCGGTCCGAACCAGCCGCTGGTGTTCGAAGTCGAGCTGATCGAAATCGTCAAGAGCCAGCCGGCCAAGTAAGTCATCCCGCACCGGATGCGCATCTGCGGGTGCGCATCTGGTGCTTCAAAACGGAAAATAATGCATGCGCGTCTGCATCTTCGGCACCGGCTATGTCGGCCTGGTGAGTGGTACCTGTCTGGCCGAGGTGGGCCATGACGTGGTCTGTGTCGATGTCGACGCGGCCAAGATAGATGGCCTGGAACACGGGATCATCCCGATCTACGAGCCGGGCCTGACCCCGATGGTCAAGGCCAACCATGCGGCCGGCCGGCTGCGCTTCACCACCGATGCCGCCGCAGGTGTAGCCCACGGCGAGGTGATCTTCATCGCCGTCGGCACGCCGCCGGACGAGGACGGCAGCGCCGACCTGCAGTACGTGCTGGCGGTAGCCAGGACGATCGGCCAGCACCTGCGCAAGCCGGTGGTCGTGGTGGACAAATCCACCGTGCCGGTGGGCACCGCCGACAAGGTGCGTACGACGATCGCGGCCGAACTCGCGGCACGCGGCGAAAGCATCGCCTTCGATGTCGTGTCCAACCCCGAATTCCTGAAAGAGGGCGCTGCGGTCGAGGACTGCATGCGCCCGGACCGCATCGTGATCGGTGCCGACAGCCCGGCGGCCGTGGCCACGCTCAAGCGTCTCTATGCACCGTTCA of the Thermomonas carbonis genome contains:
- a CDS encoding ABC transporter ATP-binding protein, whose translation is MSAAMDRSVITARGLRKVYKNKAALNGTDFEIRAGRIVGLIGPNGAGKTTALKAILGLVPFDGELKVLGKDPRTQRDELMNEVCFIADVAVLPRWIKVKDAIEFVAGVHPRFDAAKCRRFLHGTQLTDNLRVREMSKGMIVQLHLALVMAIDAKLLVLDEPTLGLDILYRKQFYQRLLEDYFDEDKTIIVTTHQVEEIEHILTDVMFIRDGKVVLDAPMDTLAVRYTEVLVDAGKQDEARALNPIDERALPFGKTVMLFDSTLSAGADPARLDALGETRTPGLADLFVATMKGTYA
- a CDS encoding GntR family transcriptional regulator — encoded protein: MAAVEWSDGAPIYRQLKERVVAMLLDGVLKPGDALPSVRQVAAEYQLNPITVSRAYQELADDQLVEKRRGLGMYVTEGAPTRLKTSERDRFLHEEWPLVLERIQRLGLDLQELLDPKGKWGAK
- a CDS encoding FKBP-type peptidyl-prolyl cis-trans isomerase; its protein translation is MSFSLRALVALLIATLVAGLVHAQEAGLQSDRDKISYMVGMDVAKSVGPALPDMDISAFERAIANGMAGGKPLLDEAATKQTSQVLMTSIDARKNGKPAPTIDKQKAGFLIGGNVGGSLAGISREVDLPMLMRGFKDATTPGGKTLLTTAEADALRASFSARVSAANAAQRIAVAQASLKDEEAFLAKNKTVKGVFSTPSGLQYMVLRQGNGMRPKPGQRVKVNYEGKLLDGTVFDSSYQRGQPAEFGLDQVIAGWTEGVGLMPIGGKYRFWIPAKLGYGEKGMGRDIPPNSTLTFDVELLGVE
- a CDS encoding FKBP-type peptidyl-prolyl cis-trans isomerase — translated: MSRSPFLMKPYARITLLALATTLALAACDKSAPKPADGAPDKTAEAGKDAAAKTGYPGLPTEKEQASYMIGMSMGKQLIEIKEEVNVDTLVKGLRAAIAEEKLLLTEEQAKEIGEAFGQRMQAKQIAKSLAEAKANMEKGQKALAENGKKPGVVTTASGLQYQIMTEGKGAKPGAADGVKVHYKGTLLDGKTFDSSYDRGEPAVMPLQGVIPGWAEGLQLMPVGSKFKFWIPAQLAYGEQAPPTIGPNQPLVFEVELIEIVKSQPAK